The Halobellus sp. MBLA0158 genome has a window encoding:
- a CDS encoding DUF5059 domain-containing protein produces MAPRRRDLLSAGAAALATFGLAGCNSRETNGAGTEAASETGSADATSTSASSPAGITAHAAVAAEWNAYRARVWDALALGVAGEPGSGARVVQNTFARFEGASGAYGAHEVLESTGEENYEGFEGALGALRTEGLAAGDLERAREAAANADAALSAAQRTVVDGATADALDLQLLGVTARNAAVAATVGETAAAGDVAEAVRNRFEAASVSDALESAADDAYDRFESALDGVVSAAEDGDAEGVRTEAKAAFTAAVDGSYAVAPSETHAGTGHLAALQARGWDAAALAGAGGPSTNYAHAAGLTIYRARVHDARWLAAVGEVERAATMVQDVFAHFEGARAHEALEEADGEAYEGFESGLSSLQSAIESGDSEGADEALATVDSNLVAGIEALAGSNAPLLEAAFFRARFADARERYRRGEGDVAASAAEDLFSRFEENELDVHETVESTSEELYASFEEEHLSGLIDAFGAGDDDAVATHYEGVQSTLLEFATAAGSTPTVSGAEAAYLAARGFDASAVDALGDDARARAVGQEAFQHFEAGAGGYHEALEAADESRYESFEAALSALIDAAGNGEDVYAPATTFNAEAVASAYAIVGSGGGSNADAAGRVMQDAFAHFEEARVHELIEEADHNAYETFERRLDAYLTALDEGGDVAVAAGSFADAAQYGQFALVDAVEDVPLDLDLSGGGSESGESGGDSSLQGGPNVVEGVPEDADHVVDMQAVAFEPAELTVSQGDKVAWAHSAGEPHSVTAYEEDLPDGATYWASGGFESQSAAESGWEEGRGAVQSGQSYVRTFETTGSHEYYCIPHEAAGMTGTVVVE; encoded by the coding sequence ATGGCTCCACGAAGACGCGATCTGTTGTCGGCCGGCGCGGCCGCGCTGGCCACGTTCGGCCTCGCAGGGTGCAACAGCCGAGAGACGAACGGGGCGGGAACGGAAGCCGCATCCGAGACCGGGAGCGCTGACGCGACATCGACGTCGGCGTCGAGTCCGGCGGGGATCACCGCGCACGCCGCCGTCGCCGCGGAGTGGAACGCCTACCGCGCCCGGGTGTGGGACGCGCTCGCGCTCGGCGTCGCCGGCGAGCCCGGGTCGGGCGCGCGGGTCGTCCAGAACACCTTCGCCCGGTTCGAGGGGGCCTCGGGCGCCTACGGCGCTCACGAGGTGCTCGAATCGACGGGCGAGGAGAACTACGAGGGCTTCGAGGGTGCGCTCGGCGCGCTGCGCACCGAGGGGCTCGCCGCGGGCGACCTCGAACGCGCCCGCGAGGCGGCCGCGAACGCCGACGCCGCGCTCTCGGCGGCCCAGCGGACGGTCGTCGACGGCGCCACCGCCGACGCGCTCGACCTCCAGTTGCTCGGCGTCACTGCCCGGAACGCCGCGGTGGCCGCGACGGTCGGCGAGACCGCCGCCGCCGGGGACGTCGCGGAGGCGGTCCGGAACCGCTTCGAGGCCGCGTCGGTCTCGGACGCCCTGGAATCCGCCGCGGACGACGCGTACGACCGCTTCGAGAGCGCTCTCGACGGGGTCGTTTCGGCGGCCGAGGATGGCGACGCCGAGGGGGTCCGCACGGAGGCGAAGGCCGCGTTCACGGCTGCCGTCGACGGGAGCTACGCCGTGGCCCCGAGCGAGACCCACGCCGGAACGGGCCACCTCGCCGCGCTCCAGGCGCGCGGCTGGGACGCCGCCGCGCTGGCCGGCGCCGGCGGTCCTTCGACGAACTACGCCCACGCCGCGGGCCTGACGATCTACCGGGCGCGCGTCCACGACGCCCGGTGGCTCGCGGCGGTCGGCGAGGTCGAGCGGGCGGCGACGATGGTCCAGGACGTCTTCGCGCACTTCGAGGGCGCGCGGGCCCACGAGGCCCTGGAGGAGGCCGACGGCGAGGCCTACGAGGGCTTCGAGTCCGGGCTCTCGTCGCTCCAGTCCGCGATCGAGTCCGGCGACAGCGAGGGCGCCGACGAGGCGCTCGCGACGGTCGACTCAAACCTCGTGGCTGGGATCGAGGCGCTCGCGGGCTCGAACGCGCCGCTGCTGGAAGCGGCGTTCTTCCGGGCGCGGTTCGCCGACGCCCGCGAGCGCTACCGCCGCGGCGAGGGCGACGTCGCCGCGTCCGCGGCCGAGGACCTCTTCTCGCGCTTCGAGGAGAACGAACTCGACGTCCACGAGACGGTGGAGTCGACGAGCGAGGAGCTGTACGCGAGCTTCGAGGAGGAGCACCTCAGCGGCCTCATCGACGCGTTCGGCGCCGGCGACGACGACGCCGTCGCGACCCACTACGAGGGCGTGCAGTCGACGCTCCTGGAGTTCGCGACCGCGGCCGGCTCGACGCCGACGGTGAGCGGCGCCGAGGCGGCGTACCTGGCCGCGCGCGGCTTCGACGCGTCGGCCGTGGACGCCCTCGGCGACGACGCGCGAGCCCGGGCCGTCGGCCAAGAGGCCTTCCAGCACTTCGAGGCCGGCGCGGGCGGCTACCACGAGGCCCTGGAGGCGGCCGACGAGTCGCGCTACGAGTCCTTCGAGGCCGCGCTGTCGGCGCTCATCGACGCCGCCGGCAACGGCGAAGATGTCTACGCGCCCGCGACGACGTTCAACGCCGAGGCCGTCGCCTCGGCGTACGCCATCGTCGGCAGCGGCGGCGGCTCGAACGCGGACGCCGCGGGGCGCGTGATGCAGGACGCCTTCGCGCACTTCGAGGAGGCGCGCGTCCACGAGCTCATCGAGGAGGCCGACCACAACGCCTACGAGACGTTCGAGAGGCGGCTCGACGCCTACCTCACGGCGCTCGACGAGGGCGGCGACGTCGCGGTGGCCGCCGGCTCGTTCGCCGACGCCGCCCAGTACGGGCAGTTCGCGCTCGTCGACGCCGTCGAGGACGTCCCGCTCGATCTCGACCTCTCCGGCGGCGGGTCGGAATCGGGCGAGAGCGGCGGCGACTCGTCGCTCCAGGGCGGACCGAACGTCGTCGAGGGCGTCCCCGAGGACGCCGACCACGTCGTGGATATGCAGGCGGTCGCCTTCGAGCCGGCCGAACTCACCGTCTCGCAGGGCGACAAAGTGGCGTGGGCCCACAGCGCCGGCGAACCCCACTCGGTGACGGCCTACGAGGAGGACCTGCCCGACGGCGCGACCTACTGGGCTTCGGGCGGCTTCGAGTCGCAGTCGGCCGCCGAGTCCGGCTGGGAGGAGGGCCGGGGCGCCGTCCAGTCGGGCCAGTCGTACGTCCGCACCTTCGAGACCACCGGGAGCCACGAGTACTACTGCATCCCCCACGAGGCCGCCGGGATGACCGGGACGGTCGTGGTCGAGTAG
- a CDS encoding DUF7552 domain-containing protein, whose product MTPPSLTALSDQIDALASDRGDYVVVCGRTGERPVPIDGRRFASRTRAERAARAAERYRATLRRYDRHLPFYDLIVQEERWPAADATGSRVDEPTP is encoded by the coding sequence ATGACACCCCCTTCGCTCACGGCACTCAGCGACCAGATCGACGCCCTCGCGAGCGACCGCGGCGACTACGTCGTCGTCTGCGGGCGGACCGGCGAGCGGCCGGTGCCGATCGACGGCCGGCGCTTCGCGAGTCGGACGCGGGCCGAACGCGCCGCCCGGGCCGCCGAGCGGTATCGGGCGACCCTCCGGCGCTACGACCGCCACCTCCCGTTCTACGACCTGATCGTCCAGGAGGAGCGGTGGCCCGCGGCCGACGCGACGGGCAGTCGGGTCGACGAACCGACGCCGTGA
- a CDS encoding FecCD family ABC transporter permease, translating to MLSLCVASVAVVAAGGLIQVSFGSYSMSALQAWHAVFNPEVLFEPRAWEAFVFGAELPEMNRRSLIVWNIRLPRVFVAVLVGMNLAVSGAIFQAVTRNELASPFILGVSSGAGLAILLTLVVFSGLSTVLPLVAAAGGALAFLVVYAIAWKNGTSPVRLVLAGVIVGTVFQSLQTGLFFFASDIGVVQSAIAWTTGSLTGTDWAQVRMALPWTILATVLALGSARQLNVLLLGESTAKSLGMSVERVRFALSGIAVLAAAASIAVAGIVGFVGLIVPHLVRNVVGSEYRKLIVGCLFAGPALMVAADVGARLGLEVLVGSSTQVPVGIVTGLVGGPYFLYLMQRQDALGEI from the coding sequence CTGCTGAGTCTCTGTGTCGCGAGCGTGGCGGTCGTCGCCGCGGGCGGCCTGATCCAGGTGAGCTTCGGCTCCTACTCGATGTCCGCGCTCCAGGCGTGGCACGCCGTGTTCAACCCCGAGGTGCTCTTCGAGCCGCGGGCGTGGGAGGCGTTCGTCTTCGGCGCCGAGCTCCCGGAGATGAACCGCCGGAGCCTCATCGTCTGGAACATCCGCCTGCCGCGGGTGTTCGTCGCCGTCCTCGTGGGGATGAACCTCGCGGTCTCCGGGGCGATCTTCCAGGCCGTCACGCGGAACGAGCTGGCGAGCCCGTTCATCCTCGGGGTCTCCTCGGGCGCCGGGCTGGCGATCCTGCTCACGCTCGTGGTGTTCTCGGGGCTCTCGACGGTCCTGCCGCTCGTCGCGGCGGCCGGCGGGGCCCTCGCCTTCCTCGTCGTCTACGCGATCGCCTGGAAGAACGGGACCTCGCCCGTCAGGCTCGTGCTGGCCGGCGTGATCGTCGGCACCGTCTTCCAGTCGCTCCAGACGGGGCTGTTCTTCTTCGCGAGCGACATCGGCGTCGTCCAGTCCGCGATCGCGTGGACCACGGGCTCGCTGACCGGCACCGACTGGGCCCAGGTCCGGATGGCGCTCCCGTGGACGATCCTCGCCACGGTGCTCGCGCTCGGGAGCGCGCGGCAGCTGAACGTCCTGCTCCTCGGCGAGAGCACCGCGAAGTCCCTCGGGATGTCCGTCGAGCGGGTCCGCTTTGCGCTCTCGGGGATCGCGGTGCTGGCGGCCGCCGCGAGCATCGCCGTCGCCGGGATCGTCGGCTTCGTCGGGCTGATCGTGCCGCACCTGGTCCGCAACGTCGTCGGCAGCGAGTACCGGAAGCTGATCGTCGGCTGTCTCTTCGCCGGGCCCGCGCTGATGGTCGCCGCCGACGTCGGCGCGCGGCTCGGCCTGGAAGTGCTCGTCGGGTCCTCGACGCAGGTGCCCGTCGGCATCGTGACGGGACTCGTCGGCGGACCGTACTTCCTCTACCTGATGCAGCGCCAGGACGCGCTGGGTGAGATCTGA
- a CDS encoding ABC transporter ATP-binding protein — MRKTLDRLTNGTDETAKDGSASESEAAADGDATEPAGSDPSADSSRDDDGGGDSGTGVNESDRDPDAAESTGRRPAVELRGEGLAIGYPTTDEPVVECETVLLPAGEVTALVGPNGSGKSTLLKTMADQLAPEAGQVRIDGEAVQTLDSKELARRLGLLSQEHDSPASLTVEELAYHGRYPHRGFFESVNDDDRRAVERAIDLAGVDHLRDKEMKNLSGGQKQLAWIAMVLAQETDVLLLDEPTTYLDLHHQLRVMEVIRTLNREQGVTVGVVLHDIGQAARFADNLVAMKDGEPYDWGPPREVVTEELLSEVFRVDASVDSEASTGPHIAPHRALDED, encoded by the coding sequence ATGCGGAAGACGCTCGATCGACTGACGAACGGGACGGACGAGACGGCGAAAGACGGATCGGCCTCCGAGAGCGAGGCAGCGGCCGACGGCGACGCGACCGAGCCCGCCGGGAGCGACCCGTCGGCTGACAGCAGCCGCGACGACGACGGTGGCGGCGACAGTGGAACAGGGGTAAACGAGAGCGACCGCGACCCCGACGCCGCCGAATCGACCGGTCGCCGCCCGGCCGTCGAACTGCGCGGCGAGGGCCTCGCGATCGGCTACCCCACGACCGACGAGCCGGTCGTCGAGTGCGAGACCGTCCTCCTGCCCGCGGGCGAGGTGACGGCGCTCGTCGGCCCAAACGGCAGCGGCAAGAGCACGCTCTTGAAGACGATGGCCGACCAGCTCGCCCCCGAGGCGGGGCAGGTCCGGATCGACGGCGAGGCGGTGCAGACCCTCGATTCGAAGGAGCTCGCTCGGCGGCTCGGCCTCCTCTCCCAGGAGCACGACTCGCCGGCGAGCCTCACCGTCGAGGAGCTCGCGTACCACGGCCGGTACCCCCACCGCGGCTTCTTCGAGTCCGTCAACGACGACGACCGCCGGGCCGTCGAGCGCGCGATCGACCTGGCGGGCGTCGACCACCTCCGCGACAAGGAGATGAAGAACCTCAGCGGCGGGCAGAAACAGCTCGCGTGGATCGCGATGGTGCTGGCCCAGGAGACGGACGTCCTCCTCTTAGACGAGCCGACGACGTACCTCGATCTCCACCACCAGCTCCGGGTGATGGAGGTGATCCGGACGCTCAACCGCGAGCAGGGCGTCACCGTCGGCGTCGTGCTCCACGACATCGGCCAGGCCGCGCGCTTCGCGGACAACCTCGTGGCGATGAAGGACGGCGAGCCCTACGACTGGGGGCCGCCGCGCGAGGTCGTCACCGAGGAGCTCCTCTCGGAGGTGTTCCGCGTCGACGCCAGCGTCGACAGCGAGGCGTCGACCGGCCCGCACATCGCCCCGCACCGCGCGCTCGACGAGGATTAG